Part of the Candidatus Eisenbacteria bacterium genome, CGGGAGCGGCTTCGGCCCACCCAGGCCATGACCGAGGCCATCACCACGAGCCACAGCGCCCACTGCAATACGGGAATCCACCACGGGCGCGTCATCGCGGTCCTACTTCGTTCGCAATACGCTGAACAGGCTCGAGTAGTCGTCGGTCCAGAGCGGCGCCGTGCCTGGCTCCAGCCGCTCCCAGCGGTCGTCCGTCGCGATCGACCCCACGTCCTCCGGCCGCCGCGCCACCACCGCATACAGGGAAGGCAGCAGACCTTGCGCCATCTGCTCCGCCTTCATGCGGCCGGAGCTGCGCACCCAGCCCTGCATGCCGGCGTCGGCCGCCAGGCGCGCCACGACAGGAGCCAGCTCGAAGTACTGGTTCGAGATGTGGAACACGAGCACGCCACGCTCGGTGAGCTTCTTCTGGTAGAGCGCCAGCGCTTCGCGGGTCAGCAGATGAACCGGGATCGCGTCCGAGCTGTACGCGTCGAGGATGATGAGGTCGAACCTCTCCTGCGACTCGGCCAAGGAGAGCCGCGCATCGCCGAGGATCACCTCCATGTCGGCAGGTGCTTTCGAGAGATAACCGAAGTAGCGCGGGTCGCCGGCGATGCGTCGCACGTCCGGATCGATCTCGAAGAACCGCCAGCGCTGGCCCGGCTGCGCGTAGGCCGCGAGCCCGCCGGCTCCGAGCCCAGCCACCGCGACCGAGCGAATCCGTGAAGGCCCGAGGGCCTCGAACACGTCTCCGATCGGTCCGCTTCGCCCGTAGTAGCCCAGCGGGTCGTCGCTGCGCGCCGGCAGGTAGCGCTGCACTCCGTGGAGCGTGGTCCCGTGGTAGAGCGAGTGGAGGCCCCGCACCGGGTCGGCGAGCACGCGGTGCATGCCGAAGAAGCTTCGCGCTTCGATCAGCTTGTGAGCTCCGACCGCGACCTCGATCGGATTGGAGATCAGCACGATGCCGATCGCCATCCCGAAGCGCAGCGGACGGCGTGAGAGCCGCAGCAGCGGGAAGCTGAGGAGCGCGGCCGTCATCACGATCAGCAGGCGGTTGGGCTCGCCGCCGGTCCAGCGGCTGATCATGACCACCAGCACGGGGGTGACTCCGATCGCCACGGGGAGCACGAAGTCCAGCACGCGCACGCGCCGCGTGACCGGCCCATGGCTGCGCGCCGGAGCCAGCATGCAGGCGAGGCCGATGACCAGCGGGTACTCGATCACCGAGCGGAAGGCGAGCGGCGCGATGATGGCGTTGAAGACTCCGCCGAGCGCGCCGCCCAGAGCGAGCCACAGGTAGAAGCCGGTCAGATGCTCGGTCGAGGGGCGGTCCTTGGCCAGCTCGCCATGACAGACCATGGCCGCCATGAAGAGCACGGCGAGGTGCAGCGTGATGATCGGCACGATCGGATGAGCGGGCCGCCCGAGCATCACCACCATCAGAGGCAGGACCAGGAGCGGCAGCGCGCGCACGCACCATGCGTGCGGAAGCAGCGGGCGGCGCGCGAACACCAGCACGAACGACAGCAGATAGACCGCGAGCGGGATCACCCACAGCAGCGGCACCGAAGCGATGTCGGTGGTGATGTGCGTGGTCGCTCCCATCATCAGGCTCGATGGCGCGAACGCGAGCAGGGCCCATCGCAGACGGCGGCCGAGGCTCAGGCGGGTCGCCCCCGCGGAGGCGGGCTCCGCGGCCGATGCCGTGGCCGCCTCGGTGGCGGTGAAGCGCCGGGCCGCGACCGCGCAGCCCACGACCAGCGCCGCCAGTGCCGCGAATCCCCACGACCACCATCTCGATTGCTGAGCCAGCGTGAGCCGGGGTTCGATCAGCAGCGGGTACGCCAGCAGACCGAGGAAGCTGCCGAAGTTGCTGGCGGCATAGAGCCAGTAGGGATCACGAGCCCAGCGATGCGGGGTCGCCGCGAGCCACTTCTGCAGCAACGGTCCGGTGGTCGAGACCGCCATGAAGGGCAGACCGACCGACGCCACCATCAAGAGCAGCAGCCACCCGAGCGGTTGTCCGCTGGCCGGAGGCGCCCCCATGGCACGAAGCGCGATCGGAAGACAGGCGAAGGCCGCAACCAGCAGCCCGAGATGAAGGATGACCTGATGGCGAGGCCTCAGCCGGGTGGTCGCGCCGTGGACGTAGCCGTAGGCCAGCAGGAGCGCGACCTGATAGAAGACGAGCGCGGTGTTCCACACCGCCGGCGAGCCGCCGAGGAGCGGGAGCACCATCCTCGCGAACATCGGCTCGAGGATGAACATGAGCGCGGCGCTCTGGAGCACCGCCGCGAGGAAGAGCAGGGGCATCGATTGCGACCTCGGCGCCCGGGTGAAGAGGCCGGAGGACGGTCCAGCCGAACGAGCAAGGCGAGTTGCCAGCCCGGGCGCGTGCGGGGTGAAGCCTAACGAGCGTTACGCGTCTTCGCGTTCGACGACTTGCGCACCCACCACGCGATGCCGAGGACCACAACGGGAAGCAGCCACAGAACCTTCATGATTTTCACCTCCTTGGGGTGATCCCCGGGTCGGTCAATCGCCGGCCGCGAGGGCTTTGAGCAACTGGATCCCGGCCGGGCCGAGAATCGTCACCAGCAGCGCCGGGAAGATGAGGAAGACGAGCGGGAACGCGAGCTTGATGCTGGCCTTGCGCGCCATCTGCTCGGCGCGCTGACGGCGCCGCGTGCGCATGGAGTCGGCATGCGCGCGGAGCGATGCCGCGATGCTGGTTCCGAGCTTGTCGGTCTGGATCAGCATGGCGACGAGCGAGTACACGTCCTCGACTCCGGTGCGCTCGGCCAGGTTGCGCAGCGCGTCGCTGCGCGAAACGCCGGTCTGCATCTCCTGATTGACGAGCGCCAGTTCGTCGGACAGCGCCGTGCTCGCCAGCCGGATCTCGAGGCCGACGCGCTGGATGGCTGCGCCGAGACCGAGCCCGGCCTCCACGCACACCACCATGAGGTCGAGCGCGTCGGGAAGCGCGGACATGATCTCCATGTGCCGGCCACCCTGGCGGATCGCGATATAGAAGGTGGGCAGATAGAAGCCCACGAAGCCGAGGAGGACGGAGACACCCATCACGTTTCCGATCGGCTTGCCGAGTCCGTAGCCGACCGCCATCCAGACGATCGGCAGCACCACGGCGCACACCACCTTGCTGCCCAGGAACACCAGCACCGAGTCCTCGCGGCGGAAGCCCGCGCGGATCAAACCGGTGCGCATCGCGTCGGTGCCGTCCTTGGCCGGCATGAAGCCGCCGAGCTGCGCGATGAGCTTGGCGAGCAGCGGCGGCCGGCGGGCGTACGAGGGCAGCGTGTTCTGGCTCTGCAGCCTGAGCTCGCGCAACCGCAGCGTCACCGGGTTCCGCTCGGTGACCGTCGTCTGATACACGGCCAGGGCCGCGGCGGTGACCGCCGCGAAGATCAGGAGCGTCATGACGAGGAGCATGGCTTAGACCCTAATGTTCACGATCTTGCGAATGACCAGGGCGCCCAGGAGCTGCATGAACCCCGCGAAGTACAGGGCGGCGCGGCCGGCTTCGTTTTCGATCATGGGTTTGAAGTAGTCGGGGGTCATCACGAACATGAACACGCTGATGCCGGTCGGCAGAGCGAGCAGGATCATGCCGGTCAACCGGCCCTGCGCGGTGAAGGTCTTGATGTCGCCGAGGATGCGGAAGCGGTCGCGGATGAGCTTCGAGGTGTTCTCGAGGATCTCCGCCAGGTTGCCGCCCGTGTCACGCTGCAGGATGACGGCGGTCACGAAGAAGCGCAGGTCCAGTGAATCCACGCGGCGCGTGAGGTTGAACATGGTCTCGCGGAAGTCGAGGCCCAGCGACTGCTCCTCGACGCAGACCGCGAACTCACTGCGAACCGGCTCGGGGGACTCCTCGGCGACGATCGACATGGCTGCCGAGAAGCTGAGGCCGGCGCGCAGCGCACTGACCAGCAGGTCGAGGGAGTCCGGGAACTCCTCCGAGAACGACTTCATCCGCTGGCCCTTCTTCCACTTCACATACAGGTAGGGCAGCGGGGCGGCGGCCGCCATGAAGAGCAGCGCCGGCGCCACGCGGTGCATGAGCAGGATGCCGAGGAAGTACCCGCCCATGCCGCAGCCCACGATGTAGAGGATCAGCGCTCCGACCCGCATGTTGAGGCCGGCCTGATACAGCAACAGCTCGAGCCGCTGTCCCAGGTTGACCTTGCGGAGCGCCTTGTCCATCCACTGGAACGAGCTGTAGCTGGTATCCCGAACCGCCTGGACCTTGGCTTTGCTCTTGCCGCGGGTCGAAATGCCCTCGAGGCGCTTCTGGAGCTGGCGGGCTCCTTCCCCTCCGCGGTGGGTGACCAGTGCAATGGCGCCGGTCATCACCGCGAGGAAGATCAGGATGCTGAACCACAGGATCACGAAACTCTCCCTTCCTTAGGAGCGACGCCCGCGCTCGAAGATCTCGTTGGGAACCTGGACGCCGGCGAGCCGGATGCGGTCCACGCAGCGAGGCATGATGCCGGTGGCCTCGAAGTGGCCCTTCACCTTGCCCGCGCTGTCCAGGCCGGTCTGAGAGAAGCGGAAGACTTCCTGCATGGTCACGACCGTGCCTTCCATGCCCATCAGCTCCGACACCGCGAGGATGCGGCGCGTGCCGTCGGCCAGTCGCGAGACGTGGACGATCAGCTCGAGCGCCGAAGCGATCTGCTCGCGGATCGCTTTCTCGTGGAGCTGGTGTCCGGCCATCAGGACCAGGTTCTCGATGCGGTGCAGCGCGTCGCGGGGACCGTTGCTGTGGATGGTGGTCATCGAGCCGTCGTGACCGGTGTTCATGGCCTGGAGCATGTCCAGCACCTCGTCACCGCGGACCTCGCCCACCACGATACGGTCGGGCCGCATACGCAGCGCGTTCCTCACCAGGTCGCGCTGGTTGATCATGCCCTTGCCTTCGATGTTCGGCGGACGAGTCTCGAGGCGCACCACGTGCGGCTGCTGGAGCTGGAGCTCGGCCGAGTCCTCGATCGTCAGGATGCGCTCCTCGTTGGGGATGTAGCGCGACATGATGTTGAGGAGCGTGGTCTTGCCGGAGCCGGTGCCGCCCGTGATCAGCATGTTGAGGCGCGCGCGACAGGCGCCGGTCAGGAACTGCGCGATCTCGGGCGACATGCTGCCCAGCTCGAGCAGGTCCTCGATCGACAACGCCCGGCGGCGGAAGCGGCGGATCGAGAGGATCGGGCCGTCCAGCGCGGCAGGCGGAATGATGGCGTTGACGCGGGATCCGTCCGGCAGTCGCGCGTCGACCAGCGGCGTGGACTCGTCGATGCGGCGCCCGACGCGCGAGATGATGCGGTCGATGATGTGCCGGAGATGAGCTTCGTCACGGAAGCTCACCGAGGTCAGCTCGAGACGGCCGAGACGCTCGACATAGACCTGGCGATGCGTGTTGACCAGGATGTCGCTGATCTCCTCGTCGAGGAGCAGGGGCGTGATCGGACCGAGGTCGAAGGTGTCGTGCAACAGCTCGGTAATGAGCCGCTCTTCGTCTCCGCGGGTGAGCCGGATCTCGGACTCGACCAACAGGCGGCGCGCGAGATGCTCCACCTGCGCGCGACGCTGGTTCTCGTCCAGGCCTTCGAGCAGGTTGAGGTCGAGCTTGCCGATCAGCTCGCGATGGAGCTGCTTCTTGATCACCTGGTAGCGGTCGGGCTCGGCTTCAGGAGCCCGGTTGGCAAGCAGCGGAGCCGCGGCGTTGCCGCCGTTCGATCGGCCGAGACGATGGCGGAGGTTCATGACACGTTATCCCTTTCCGAAGAAACGCAGCCGCCCCGGCCGTTTGGCCGGAACCGCCTCGACAGGAGCTTCGATGCTTTCCGACGGCACCAGCTTGCGCGCCAGCGCCGTGATGTCACGGCCGGCACGGCTATCCGCGTGGCCGCCGCACAGCGGCTTGCCCACGTTGATGGCCATGCTCACCGCCGCCCAGTCGTTGGTGACGCTCCCGAACACCGACATGCCGAGCGTCTCCTCCATCTGAGGGAGCGCGATCGCGCTCTGGTCGCTGCGGCGGTTCACCACCAGGCGAACCCGATCCGGCGACACCATGAAGTTGAGCTTGTGGAAGATCTCGAGCGACCGGCGCGCCGCCCGCACCGACGGAATGCTGGGCTCGCACACGAGCAGGATGGTGCTGGTGCGATCGAAGATCTCGAGCGTGACGTCGTTGAAGACGTGCGGGCAATCGACCACCACCAGGTCGAAGGTCGAGGACAGGATCTCGAGCACGCTGCCGATCTGGTGCGCCGTGGCGCCTTCGACCTGATCGAGCAGCTCGGGCTGGGACATCACGAACAGTCCCGAGTCGTGCTTGATCAGCGCGTCGTGGACGCTGGCCGAGTCGATCTTGGCCGACGTGAGCACATCGCCGAGTGAACGGGTCGGTGAAAGGCCGAGCATGAACGCCGCGTCGCCCGAGTGGATGTCGAAGTCGGCGAGCGCCACTTCGCGCCCGGTCAGACGCTTGAGGCTGATCGCCAGGTTGGTGGCGATGGTGCTGACGCCGGCTCCGCCCTTGTTGGAGAACACCGTGATGACGCCGCGGGAGCTGCCGCCGCCGGACTTCTTCTGGGCCTGGCGCTGCACCCGCTCCATGGCTTCGCGGAGCGCGCCCCGGTCGAGGGGACGACGAAGGACTTCCTGAGCGCCGGCGCGCAGCGCGCGCAGCAGCGTGTCGGGATCGAAGATGTCGGTCATCAGGAAGATGGCGCAGTCGGGATGCTCGAGCTTGAACTGGCTCGCAGCATGGAGACCGTCATCCACCGGATGCGCCAGCTCCATGATCAGCACCGTCGGACGCACCTGGTGGCCGAGGGCGATTCCGGCGCGCAGGTCGGAGCGCTCGCCGGCGATCTGCACGCCGCCCAGCCCCTCCAGGGCCATCCTCAGCTGTCCGCGCTCGTAGTCGTCCCGGTGGACCAGCACCACCGTCGTCGTCTGGGTCATGTCGTCATCCCTTTTCTAGCGCGTCGCGTCGCGCGGTCTTTCACTGGACCAGTCGAAGGGTGAATATCGTGCCTTCAGTGCCGCCGGGATTGCCCGGAGCGGTGTCGTACATGAACTGACCGAGCATCTCGCCGTTCCCCTTCACCTTTTGCGTGAGGAAGAAGGCGGCAAACGACTTGATTCGCACCACTTTCTTTCCTGAGAGGTCGAAGGACTCCACGATCGGCAAGCGCACGACGCGCTGGCCGTTGCCGGTGTAATCCTGGAAGCAGATGTTCTCGCGCCGATCGGTGTCGGCATCCCAGCGCTGGTCCAGACCTTTGGTGAACGGTCCCGTCTTGACGCCGGGCTCGGTGACCGTGAACGTCTGGCCGACATCGACGCAGCAGCTGTAGCCGTAGGCGGTCTGGCAGCGAATCGCCGCACCACCGCCACCCTGCACGTCGCCGCAATTCCCTTCCTGACATTCGGGGAACTCGAGCAGCTGATAGTTGCCCGACTGCCCGGTGCCCGGATCCACCTTCAAGTTGACCGTGTTGCCACAACTGGGATCGAACCAGCCGGAGTTCGGCGGCTCGACGGGGGCCATCGGGATGAGCCCCTCGCATACGCCGCTGGCGAGCTCGGCTTGCGCGGTGGCGGCCGCCGTGACGGACAACGAGGTGATGCCGAGGACCTGAGCGACGTGCGTCACCATGGAGCCGCCGGCCGTGGGATCGCGGCGAACCACGACCTTGCACTGGTTGGGCTGCGGGAAGGTGACGTCCCCTGCCAGCAGCGTGATGCCGGTGGAGGATTTGACGAACGCCTTGTTCAAGTTTGCGGTCTGCGTCGCCCGCACCAGGGCGGTGTCCTGATTGATGATGCCCGTCTCGGTATCGACGCCCGAAGCGCCCGCCAAGGCCGCGGCGTCCGCGGCACGCTGGAGCTGGGTCCGGGTCGCCATCAGCTTCGAGACGTCGATGCCGATGGCCACGAACCCGAGCAGGAACAGCATGAAGAAGGCGGTATAGATGATGACCACGCCGCGTTCACGCGGGCGGTCCTTGGCGACTTGGCGCTTCGATTGAAACATGACTACCTGTCTTTCTGGTCCGTGGGGAGAGGCGGCAGCGTCGTCTCGGCCTGCTCCACCAGCTCGGGCGACACCACGACGAGCAGGTCGCGCTCGACCTTCTCGGTGTGGCTGTCGCTGAAGAAGAAGCCGAGCAGCGGGATGTAGCCGAGGAACGGAACGCGCCGCACCACCTTGACCTTGTCGGTCTGCTTGAGGCCGCCGATCGCGAGGTGCTCACCGGCCCGCAGATTCACGGTGGTGGACGCCTTGCGCGTAATCAGTGACGGCACCACACCAGCCGTGGTCCGGGCCGTGATGCTGCTGAAGTCCACCTGGCTCATCTCCGGCGCGACCTTCAGCGTGATGCTGTTGTCTTCTTCGACGAACGGCGTGAAGTCGAGCTTCACACCGAATTCCTTCCACTCGATGGTCACGGTGTTCGACTGCGCACCCGTCCCGCTGGCGATCGGCACCGGAATCTCGCCGCCCGACAGGAAGCTCGCCGGCATGCCGCTGCGGGTCACCAGCGTGGGGCTGGCGAGCACGCGCAGGTCGCCGCTCTCTTCCAGGGCGCGCCACGCCACCTCGAGCTTGAGGTCGCCCGCGTTGCGCAGGTATCCGAGGAACCCATCGGTCTCCGGACCGACCGTCAGACCCGGAGGATTGTCGGTGTACGGAGAGATCTTGCTCGTCAACAGGCCGCCGGTGAGGAAGCCGTCGATCCAGGGCCTGTTGCTGTGCCCGGCGCCGAACCAGTCGAAGCCGAGCGACTTGATGGCCTGCCCCGACACCTCGGCCACCCGCACCCGCAAGGACACCTGCTTGTTGTAGTTCGGCGTGAAGACCTCGACGTCGTAGACCTTGTAGCGCGCGCCTTCGCTGTAGACCACCAGCGTCGTGACGCCGGCCGCTTTTCCGTTGACGACCACGGTGCGCGCCGAGCCGACCGCCGCGTCGGCGATCTTGGGCTCGGCGATGGCGACCGTCCGCACTTCGTCGTTGGACGTCACCACCTCGGCACGACCCACCGGAACCCGAAGTCGATCGTGCGTCTGGGCTCGCGCGAGCTGCACCCCCCCCGCGAGCGCGGCCACCATCAGCGCGCCGCCGAACACAGTGCTGACCATCTTCCGTGACATCGTTCCTCCTGATTCGGGTAGGGCCGTCCGAGTGATGAGCTCAGTGCGTGGTGTCGGCGACGGCGGGCGTTTCACTCACATTGGCGCTGCGGATGATGCGGACCTTCTGTGCCGGCTGACGGGCTGCGGCCACCTGCGCCTTGGGCTGCGCCGGCGCCGGGCGGCGTGGGCCCGCGGCGACGCGAACGGGCGGAGCCTGCTTGCCCAGCATCTCGCGGGTCGACAACGAGGCGATCTGAGCCTCTTCCTGGTCCTCGGGGTTACGGAGCACCAGGTGGATCTTGCCTTCGTGGAGCGCCAAGGCCAGCGTCTCGGCGCCATCCGGGCTCACGAGCAACGTGACGGCCTGCACGGTGATCGGCTTGTTGTCCTGCTGCTCGGTCTTCTGGCCGGCGGCCAGCACTTCGGTGTTCTGGAGGACGGTGCGCGTGACGGCGTCTTCGTTCATGTTGCGCGGGTCGACGGTGACCAGGACGTCGACGCGGTCGCCGGGGAGAACGAATCCGGAAACGCCGGAGACCTGATTGACCTCGAGGCTGGCGGCGCGCATGGACGGGCGGACCAGCATCGACAGACCGCCGCCGCGCGAGCTCAGCTTGATGGCGGTGACGGGCTCACGAGCGCCCATGAAGACCTTGGTCGTCTGCCCGACCACGGAGTCCATGCTGGCGTAGGCGCCTTCGGGCACGGCGTCCTTCGGGTAACGGACGATGCGCAGCATCGCGCGATCGAGCTTCACACCGAACGTGAGGTCGGTGGCGGTGACGATGACGTCCCTGTAGTTCGCATTGCTGCGGGCGGTCGACTTGCTGGCCAGCGACGTGAGGCCGAAGTAACCGACCACGGCCGCCGCTGCACCCAGCAGGACCGCGACAACCATGAAGTTCTTACCGTTCGCGCTCACGGGTCGCTTCTCCTCCGAGTGGACTGCTGACTAGGACGTTCCCTCGTTGCGCATCCAGGCATCGCCTGTCAGCGGCATCGGGTTGGTGAAATTGGCTCCAAACAAGTTGAACATTCCCGGGAAGATCCAGTTGAAATCCCCGGTGACCTGGACGTGGACCTGCTTCGAGGGCAGCGCCTCGATGAGCAGGTTGGAGACCGTCACGCCGGACGAATTGGCGACCTGCAGGACGCGGTCGCGAACCAGTGCGCTGTCCGCCGACGTCGTCACCGCTCGCATCCGCACGCCTTCGCGCGCGGCCTGTTCCAGGACGCTGCGCACAAAGAACGCGCGGCCGAAGTCCACGGCCGCAACGGTCAGCAAGAGCAAGAGAGGCAGGACGAGCGTGAATTCGATCAGCGCGGTGCCGCGCTCGGAGTTCTTTCGGGCATTGCGGAAAGCGAGACTCATTGCGCCCCCGTTATCGGCCATCAGGCCTTGACCCATAAGGCCATTGTGCAACCGGCCAGCACGGCCAGCGCGAAAGGGAACCGAATGCCGGTCGTGACCGGCGGCGGTCCGGGAGATGCAGCTCGGGCCAGTGTCCACAGCCCGGCGACGGCGGCGCCCTTGACGGCCGTCCACAACATGCGACGTCGCGCGGCGACGATCACCGAGATCACGCCGCCCGCCACCAACGAAGCGAGCAGCGCGATCGCGGCTTGAGGCCAGGCCAGCCATGCACCGGCGGCGGCCATCAGCTTGACGTCTCCTGCGCCCATCCATCGCATCAACCATCCAGGGATCAGTGCCAGCGCCACCGCGATTCCGGCGAGCGATGCCACGAGGTCTTGGGGTCCGCCGAGTGCGTAGTGGGTCGCGAGACCCAGCAGCATGGCGGGGAACGTGATCTTGTTCGGAATCTTCCGGGTCCGAACGTCCGCCCGGGCAGCGAGCGTCACCAGCACGATGACCGGGACGGCCACCCAGAGCGGAGCGTTCATGGACGTCGGTTGTGCTTAGTTGGCTTCCAGGGCGTCCTTCGCCTTGGTGAACGCACCAACCAGAGCACCCTTGATTCCGAGCGGGTCGGCGATGATCGTCACGAGGGCCACCGCAGCCACGAAGGCCGCCAGCAAGCCGTACTCGATGAGGTCCTCACCGTTTTCGTCACGGACGAAGCTACGGACCAGGTTCATCATGATGGGTCTACTCCTCTGCAGGGGGACCGACATGTCCGGCATACGCCGGGTTGGACGTGCACGGTCGTCGACCGTGCGACGACCTCTAGCCACCTGCACCGCGCTCGAGCCCCGACGTCGTGTCGTGATGTGGGCTTTTTGCTTTCGGCCTCAGGCGCTGGCCTAGGTCAACGCAAGACGCAGGCCAGTCCTGTTTCGCGAATGCACACAGCGTCGCAAGTCCCTTTCGCAAGAACGCGCTGCGATTCCATCGCGACCACCGCGGCCCGCTTGAGGATCGGGCTCTGCATCGTCAAGCGTTGGGAAAGAGTCAACGGCACCAACACCGGCACGGGGTTTTCACCCACACGTGCGCGTGCAGATTGCATTGCGGCGGACTGCAGAGTGAGGTTTTGACCGCTAAAATCGCGGCTGAAACCGGTTCCATCCCCGATGACACCACGCCGAAGAAACGTCGGCGCGACGCAGGGATCCTGGCGTTCGGTTTCCGTCAGCGAGGGTGTCGGCGGCGACGACGGGGTCTAGCCGCCGAGGTAGGCCTTCTTCACGTCCTCGTTCTGGAGGAGCCGCCGTGCCTGGTCTTCGAAGCGGACGTGCCCGGTTTCCAGCACGTAGCCACGGGCGGCGATCGACAACGCGAGGTGGGCATTCTGCTCGACCAGAAGCACCGTGACACCCCGCTCGTTGATCTCTCGAATCGTGCGGATGATCTCGCGCACCAGGATAGGGGCGATGCCGAGCGACGGTTCGTCGAGGAGCAGCAGCCGAGGCCGCGACATCAAGGCGCGTCCGATCGCCAGCATCTGCTGCTCGCCGCCCGAGAGGGTTCCGGCGGTCTGCCGCCGCCGCTCGAGCAGTCGCGGGAACAGCGCGTACATGCCGTCGAAGTCCTCACGGATCCTCGCGCGGTCCTTGCGCCGATAGGCGCCGAGCTCGAGGTTGTCCTGCACCGACAGGTTGGCGAACACCATGCGCCCCTCCGGGGCGTGGGAGATACCGAGTCCCACGATCTCGTGCGGCGGCACCCGGCTGATGTCGCGTCCTTCGAGCTTGATGGCGCCGGCGCGCGGGCGGA contains:
- a CDS encoding A24 family peptidase — its product is MNAPLWVAVPVIVLVTLAARADVRTRKIPNKITFPAMLLGLATHYALGGPQDLVASLAGIAVALALIPGWLMRWMGAGDVKLMAAAGAWLAWPQAAIALLASLVAGGVISVIVAARRRMLWTAVKGAAVAGLWTLARAASPGPPPVTTGIRFPFALAVLAGCTMALWVKA
- a CDS encoding Flp family type IVb pilin, coding for MMNLVRSFVRDENGEDLIEYGLLAAFVAAVALVTIIADPLGIKGALVGAFTKAKDALEAN
- a CDS encoding ABC transporter ATP-binding protein gives rise to the protein MLALTDVVAGYGSGDVVKGISLHVQPGEVVAIIGANGAGKTTLLRAISGLIRPRAGAIKLEGRDISRVPPHEIVGLGISHAPEGRMVFANLSVQDNLELGAYRRKDRARIREDFDGMYALFPRLLERRRQTAGTLSGGEQQMLAIGRALMSRPRLLLLDEPSLGIAPILVREIIRTIREINERGVTVLLVEQNAHLALSIAARGYVLETGHVRFEDQARRLLQNEDVKKAYLGG
- a CDS encoding TadE/TadG family type IV pilus assembly protein, with product MSLAFRNARKNSERGTALIEFTLVLPLLLLLTVAAVDFGRAFFVRSVLEQAAREGVRMRAVTTSADSALVRDRVLQVANSSGVTVSNLLIEALPSKQVHVQVTGDFNWIFPGMFNLFGANFTNPMPLTGDAWMRNEGTS